ATCGATATTGAGAGATTTGCCGATCTCATCTTGCGACAAATTTCGTTCTTTGCGCAACCTTCTTAATCGTTCTTGGAACACTTTGTTCTCCATAAATTTAGTATACCGCAGGAATATATAGTAATTGTGCTTCATATTGTTCTATTATTTATTGACACAATTCATTTTGTTCGATAAAATAATTGTAAAGATATGGAACAAAGAACTCGGTTATTGTTGTAACGGGTTTAATTGCGAATTGAGGTATCGATCGAAGTGGCCATCAACACGGATACAATTTCATTACAAATGCTCTACGAACGGATCGAGCTTCTCCGCGACCGGATGCAGCAACTGTGGAATGAAAAAGGATATACCGATCCCGAAGTTTTAAACGCCAGCATCGAATTGGATGGTTTGCTGAATGAGTATCACCGGCGGGTCGCGGCAGAAGGACGGCGCTGAAAGTCCGGCGCCATGGAACCGGGAAT
This region of Hydrogenispora ethanolica genomic DNA includes:
- a CDS encoding aspartyl-phosphate phosphatase Spo0E family protein — protein: MRIEVSIEVAINTDTISLQMLYERIELLRDRMQQLWNEKGYTDPEVLNASIELDGLLNEYHRRVAAEGRR